A genomic stretch from Pantanalinema sp. includes:
- a CDS encoding aldehyde dehydrogenase family protein: MTLTARPGLDLSDLKAWLSTGRLNHVAGEWRSAASGATFPVVNPADFKEVLADFPASSPEDVQAAIEAASQAQRGWASTPAPQRGAVIARAIAMLRDQVELLAHVLSWECGKVIAEARIEVNRGINAMEYLNAEARRLHGQTIPSEQPGMFAYTTRRPVGVVALVTPWNFPFAIPAWKLVPALVAGNAVVLKPAEQTPLCAALIVRAFVEAGLGAGVLNLVHGDGQVGAALVEDPGVKAVSFTGSTAVGKRINQVAAGRLAKVQLELGGKNAAIVMADADVELAAREIAVAAWGSTGQRCTATSRVIVDRRVARPLVERLMAHAQAIKVGPGLDEDNTMGPLVNQEALEKVERYMGIARQEGATLAYGGHRMGGEYKKGYFFEPTLLTGVRPEHAVACEEVFGPVLAVIEVDSIDEALSVANEVDYGLSSAIFTRDIHQAFAYAERVATGLAHVNCATVFSEVHLPFGGMKDSGFGGREMGPSALDFYTETQTTYLKHG; this comes from the coding sequence ATGACCCTCACCGCCCGTCCTGGCCTCGATCTGAGCGACCTCAAGGCATGGCTTTCGACCGGACGCCTCAACCACGTGGCCGGCGAGTGGCGTTCGGCCGCCTCGGGGGCGACCTTCCCGGTCGTGAATCCCGCCGATTTCAAGGAGGTCCTCGCCGACTTCCCCGCCTCGAGCCCGGAGGACGTCCAGGCGGCCATCGAGGCGGCGAGCCAGGCCCAGCGCGGCTGGGCGAGCACGCCGGCCCCCCAGCGCGGCGCGGTCATCGCCCGGGCGATCGCCATGCTGCGCGACCAGGTCGAGCTCCTGGCCCACGTCCTGAGCTGGGAGTGCGGCAAGGTCATCGCCGAGGCCCGCATCGAGGTCAACCGGGGCATCAACGCCATGGAGTACCTCAACGCCGAGGCCCGGCGCCTGCACGGCCAGACCATCCCCAGCGAGCAGCCCGGGATGTTCGCCTACACCACGCGCCGCCCCGTCGGGGTGGTCGCGCTGGTCACCCCCTGGAACTTCCCTTTCGCCATCCCCGCCTGGAAGCTGGTTCCCGCGCTGGTGGCGGGCAACGCCGTGGTGCTCAAGCCGGCCGAGCAGACGCCCCTCTGCGCCGCCTTGATCGTCAGGGCCTTCGTCGAGGCGGGCCTCGGCGCGGGCGTGCTCAACCTCGTCCACGGCGACGGCCAGGTGGGTGCTGCCCTGGTGGAGGATCCCGGCGTCAAGGCCGTCTCGTTTACCGGCTCGACCGCGGTGGGCAAGCGGATCAACCAGGTGGCCGCAGGGCGCCTCGCCAAGGTGCAGCTGGAGCTCGGCGGCAAGAACGCGGCCATCGTCATGGCGGATGCCGACGTCGAGCTCGCCGCCCGCGAGATCGCCGTGGCAGCCTGGGGATCCACCGGCCAGCGCTGCACGGCCACCAGCCGGGTCATCGTCGATCGGCGCGTCGCCAGGCCCCTGGTCGAGCGCCTCATGGCCCACGCCCAGGCCATCAAGGTCGGCCCCGGCCTCGACGAGGACAACACCATGGGCCCGCTCGTCAACCAGGAGGCCCTGGAAAAGGTCGAGCGCTACATGGGGATCGCCCGCCAGGAGGGCGCGACTCTCGCCTACGGCGGCCACCGGATGGGGGGCGAGTACAAGAAGGGCTACTTCTTCGAGCCCACCCTGCTCACCGGCGTTCGCCCCGAGCACGCCGTGGCTTGCGAGGAGGTCTTCGGGCCGGTGCTCGCCGTGATCGAGGTCGACTCGATCGACGAGGCCCTCTCGGTCGCCAACGAGGTGGACTACGGCCTCTCCTCGGCGATCTTCACCCGGGACATCCACCAGGCCTTCGCCTACGCCGAGCGCGTGGCGACCGGCCTCGCGCACGTCAACTGCGCCACGGTCTTCAGCGAGGTGCACCTGCCCTTCGGAGGCATGAAGGACTCGGGCTTCGGCGGGCGCGAGATGGGCCCCTCGGCCCTCGACTTCTACACCGAGACCCAGACCACCTACCTCAAGCACGGCTAG
- the ribD gene encoding bifunctional diaminohydroxyphosphoribosylaminopyrimidine deaminase/5-amino-6-(5-phosphoribosylamino)uracil reductase RibD, producing the protein MITTDQDRRWMLRALELARQGAGWSAPNPMVGAVIVRDAEVVGEGHHPRVGAPHAEVFALEQAGDRARGATAYVTLEPCNHQGRTGPCTRALIDAGIARVVFAVPDPNPLTASQAAGVLSEAGVKVAWGVCAEEAQRLNEVFFKHVRTRLPFVVMKMAMTMDGKIATEAGQSRWISGPVSREFVQALRAELSVVMVGIKTVLADDPRLDARLPGAHQPTRVIVDPGAETPLSARLFTIDSPLLIVVGPEAPRKRREALGAQGAEVLEAPALPSGHLDLAWLMAELGRRDLSGVLLEGGGGLNASALEQGVVDKLVYFVAPKLIGGAHSPTPIEGRSAPSMADARALYGLRAYPSGDDVRLEAYLHPQG; encoded by the coding sequence ATGATCACAACCGACCAGGACCGTCGCTGGATGCTGCGCGCCCTCGAACTCGCCCGTCAGGGGGCGGGCTGGAGCGCCCCCAACCCCATGGTGGGCGCTGTGATCGTCCGGGACGCGGAAGTGGTCGGCGAGGGCCACCACCCCCGGGTGGGGGCGCCGCACGCCGAGGTGTTCGCACTCGAGCAAGCCGGCGATCGCGCCCGGGGCGCCACCGCCTACGTGACCCTCGAGCCCTGCAACCACCAGGGCCGCACCGGCCCCTGCACCCGGGCCCTGATCGACGCCGGCATCGCGCGGGTCGTGTTCGCCGTTCCGGATCCCAACCCCCTGACGGCCTCGCAGGCGGCCGGCGTGCTGAGCGAGGCCGGCGTGAAGGTCGCCTGGGGCGTGTGCGCCGAAGAGGCCCAGCGCCTCAACGAGGTCTTCTTCAAGCACGTCCGCACCCGGCTGCCCTTCGTCGTCATGAAGATGGCCATGACCATGGACGGCAAGATCGCGACCGAGGCGGGCCAGAGCAGGTGGATCAGCGGACCGGTCTCGCGGGAGTTCGTCCAGGCCCTGCGCGCCGAGCTCTCGGTCGTCATGGTGGGGATCAAGACGGTGCTCGCCGACGATCCGCGCCTCGACGCCAGGCTCCCGGGGGCGCACCAGCCCACCCGGGTGATCGTGGACCCGGGGGCCGAGACGCCGCTTTCGGCGCGTCTCTTCACCATCGACAGCCCGCTTCTCATCGTGGTCGGCCCCGAGGCCCCGCGAAAGCGCCGCGAGGCGCTCGGGGCCCAGGGGGCCGAGGTGCTCGAGGCCCCGGCACTGCCGAGCGGCCACCTGGATCTCGCCTGGCTGATGGCGGAGCTCGGGCGGCGCGACCTCTCGGGGGTTCTGCTCGAGGGGGGCGGGGGCCTCAACGCCTCGGCCCTGGAGCAGGGGGTGGTGGACAAGCTCGTCTACTTCGTCGCCCCCAAGCTGATCGGCGGGGCGCACAGCCCCACCCCCATCGAGGGGCGCAGCGCCCCGTCCATGGCCGATGCCCGCGCCCTGTACGGCCTGCGGGCCTACCCGAGCGGCGACGACGTGCGGCTGGAGGCCTATCTTCATCCCCAGGGCTAG
- a CDS encoding transporter translates to MRRWAIALASVLAVAMPADAYVINLNSDYMPDPGHVELLSYGSYSPYTLKVLGGAIYSANPEGSAYHWLEAWNSLEVGLVADTSMTIIAPYDLSQSFDGAERQSGLGDLTLALGRKLWSNELGSFKTRLKASFPVGPLGAGVAAVGVDTIFSQQLIQDVLSATLNLNYGYNLQQTVADAETLLPRTSWQGHGLAFGVGLDYALTPSIGLVLEALGQFDGHSEADRRPEPESGATTLTLAPGLSWSLSDAVCLQASLQLPLLRGGYQDSYPYGGMAGVCLDF, encoded by the coding sequence ATGCGCCGATGGGCCATCGCCCTCGCGTCCGTCCTGGCCGTCGCCATGCCAGCCGACGCCTACGTCATCAACCTGAACAGCGACTACATGCCGGACCCCGGCCACGTCGAGCTGCTCTCCTACGGCTCCTACTCGCCCTACACCCTGAAGGTCCTCGGCGGGGCCATCTACTCGGCCAACCCCGAGGGCTCGGCCTACCACTGGCTCGAGGCGTGGAACAGCCTCGAAGTGGGCCTGGTGGCCGACACCAGCATGACGATCATCGCCCCCTACGACCTGAGCCAGTCCTTCGACGGCGCCGAGCGCCAGAGCGGCCTCGGGGACCTGACGCTGGCCCTCGGGCGCAAGCTGTGGAGCAACGAGCTGGGCAGCTTCAAGACCCGCCTGAAGGCGAGCTTCCCGGTGGGGCCGCTCGGCGCGGGGGTCGCCGCGGTGGGGGTGGACACCATCTTCAGCCAGCAGCTGATCCAGGACGTGCTGAGCGCCACGCTCAACCTCAACTACGGCTACAACCTCCAGCAGACCGTCGCCGACGCCGAGACCCTCCTGCCGCGCACCAGCTGGCAGGGGCACGGCCTCGCTTTCGGGGTGGGGCTCGACTATGCCCTGACCCCTTCGATCGGGCTGGTGCTCGAGGCCCTGGGGCAGTTCGACGGGCACAGCGAGGCGGATCGCAGGCCCGAGCCCGAGTCGGGGGCCACGACCCTCACCCTCGCCCCCGGGCTCAGCTGGTCGCTCAGCGACGCCGTCTGCCTCCAGGCCTCGCTGCAGCTCCCGCTGCTGCGCGGGGGGTACCAGGACTCCTACCCCTACGGCGGGATGGCCGGCGTCTGCCTCGACTTCTGA
- a CDS encoding stage V sporulation protein S, producing MNHPNFGTNLFKVASTSNPASVAGAIAGTLREKGRCEMQAIGAGAINQAVKAIAIARGYVAPGGMDLVFVPAFLDIEIQGEERTAIKFVIEPRRT from the coding sequence ATGAACCACCCCAACTTCGGGACGAATCTCTTCAAGGTCGCGAGCACCTCCAACCCCGCCTCGGTCGCGGGCGCCATCGCCGGGACCCTGCGCGAGAAGGGGCGCTGCGAGATGCAGGCCATCGGAGCGGGGGCCATCAACCAGGCCGTCAAGGCGATCGCCATCGCCCGGGGCTACGTGGCCCCGGGCGGGATGGACCTGGTCTTCGTCCCGGCCTTCCTCGACATCGAGATCCAGGGCGAGGAGCGCACCGCCATCAAGTTCGTGATCGAGCCGCGCCGGACTTAA